Part of the Penaeus vannamei isolate JL-2024 chromosome 9, ASM4276789v1, whole genome shotgun sequence genome is shown below.
GTATCAGTAATTACATATTACAAGATAAGCAAGTGCCAAAATACAAGCAATTaaaaaaagttaattattgctgtaacAGATCCTCTTTCCCATCACTTCTGCGGACCAGTAGTATCCTGTTACTATAAAATCCATCAAGAATTTCTTACATCAGACATATGTTGTCTACTTCACACAAAACGAAATAATTATGGTACAAgacataaaatatgataaaatgaaaGGAACAAAAAGTTCACTACAAGAACTATTAATTGGTTTTAAAAGCCTGAAAAAGCTAGAGACACTTCTCTTTGGTATTCCACTAAAATATAAAACATGGCAAGGTCTGTTATCAATTACAATTCCACTAAAATATAAGACATGACAAAGTCTTATCTATTATAATTCCACTAAAATATATGACATGACAAAGTCTCTTATCTATCATAATTCCACTAAAATATAAGACATGACAAAGTCTCTTATCTATTACAATTCCACTAAAATATAAGACATGACAAAGTCTGTTATCTATTACAAAATAGGGACATCTATCAAGATAAATAAAACTAtagtaatataaaataatgaaaaatagtaaagTTGGCCATCTTTGACTAATTTGCACTCTCTAAGAATAGCAGTCATGAATAAAATACAAGGCTTTGCATACAAATTCATGCTATGCCACACTACAGTTCTTCTCCTCTTGATGCTGGAGACAATGTCTTGATTGCTTCCTTCATTGTTGCTACTACAGACTTATCATCAAAGTAGAAATATTTGTACTTGGAATTTCCATTTACATTATATAGTTCTGGATGAACGTTGCCTTCTGAATCTGAAAAGtagtaatattatttatatatatatatatatatatatatatatatatatatatatatatatatatatatatatatatataataatattaataaaacaaatggGGTTACCAAAATAGAACTGAAAGCTTAGAGGAGGTTCGTCAAAGGatgttctaaaaaaaataatatgcttTTAATCTATATAAATTAATACAAGATCTGTGAATCACtctagtatctatctatattttacattttaaaaaTATGATTTCTATAACCCCCTattttaataacattaatgattaaagGTATTAATGATTTCGTGCCTTTCTGTGAATTCAGAAAAAAGTTTTGTTCTTGACCATATTAATATCACTTCATGTCAATTCCTCATCTTTCTTAATCATCAAAAAATGATAGATTACATTACAACTACAATAACACAGTATATGTAATTCTTCCTACTCATATTGGAATAAACAGTAAAGGATGTATGACCAGCACAGTCACAACTGAACAGAACTTATTGGCTTACCTAAGAAGAGGATGCGTGGAATGTAGCCTCCGTCAGGTGAATACTTATCTCCCTTTGGCTCTTCATCGTCCAACGTATTCACCATAACAAAGTTTTCACTCATTGCCAGAATTTCAGATGAGGCAGCGAACTTTGGTTTGAAACctttaataaaaaatgaataaaaattaggaataataaattaacatatatttgccttccccccaccacaaaaaaaaaaaaaaaaaaaaaaaaaaaaaaaaaaaaaaaaaaaaatgttatagagGACAGAATATggaatacataaatttatacatacatacatacacaaatatctatacatacatacacacacacacacacacacacacacacacacacacacacacacacacacacacacacacacacacacacatacacacaaattcatacacacaaatgcatacacacaaaaacatacagacacagacacacacacacacacacacacacacacacacacacacacacacacacacacacacacacacacacacacacacacacacacacacacacacacttcttactTGTCTGCAAGAAgaaacagacggatagatagttagatagatcttTTTTACTAACTTTTACATGCTCCACACCATGACTTGTGTATTATGAGCATTAATGGTTTGCCTGTCGTTTCTGATATTTCTAGGCCTTCCTCCAAGGTGTGCCAGTCAAATTTCTCCCCAAGAcctgaaaaatagaaagaaatttatgatattatacatatttatggatTGTACTTTAAATCCGTTACATGGCATTTTCATTCTCTTGCAGTGATAATACTGTTACAAATGTGTAAAATAAGTAATCTAAATTTCAAAATTTTTATGCCACTTGGTTTCGATATAAAACAGCAAATTGGGTATTAAGTGGGAAAAAATGACAGTTTCCAATTGTAAACATTACTGTGAagtgatagacatatatatctatataggtacgtacatatatataaacatatacaatatacatatatgtatgtatatgtatatgtatatgtatatgtatatgtatatgtatatgtatatgtgtatatatatatatatatatatatatatatatatatatatatatatatatatatagatagatagatagatagatagatagatagatacacataaacacagacacacagacacacacaatatatatatatatatatatatatatatatatatatatatatatatatatatatatatacatacatatatgtgtatatatatatatatatatatatatatatatatatatatatatacacacacatatatatatatatatatatatatatatatatatatatatatatatacatatatatatacatatatgtatatatatataatatatatatatacatatatatatacatatatgtatatatatatatatacatatttacatatacatatatatatacatatatatacatatatacatatacatatatatacatatatatacatatatatatacatatatatatacatatatatatacatatatatatatatatatatatatatatatatatatatacagatacacacatatatatatatatatatatatatatatatatatatatatatatatatatatatatatatatatacatgtata
Proteins encoded:
- the LOC113820074 gene encoding thioredoxin domain-containing protein 12, whose amino-acid sequence is MRRMESGALVSLVLSACFIGQAYGDDDLGRGLGEKFDWHTLEEGLEISETTGKPLMLIIHKSWCGACKSFKPKFAASSEILAMSENFVMVNTLDDEEPKGDKYSPDGGYIPRILFLDSEGNVHPELYNVNGNSKYKYFYFDDKSVVATMKEAIKTLSPASRGEEL